The nucleotide sequence tttttaagtaattaaattaatttatataaagtaataaaaatataacatttttttaattataaaaaacattttataaagctataattaatatttaatagaaTTAATCTTGttcaaatattaaaacataacaattatatttgttttttattttattagtgttttataatataaatttttaaacttttaccgttttttaattcccttcaaatatttgtttaaatcTATATATGTGTTATATTGAATATTAATGTTAACttcaaattaataaatatatatattgttctttattttcttattgGTATGTAAGTTATTGCATTTGAAGTAAATATCTATATAATAGAATCTTACAATCTTATATTTAAGTTATCAATGATACAAAATAATCTTTacctatatataattgcaAATAATCACTACTAAAGATGAAGATAATATCATTAGGCCTAATTTcttcaataatatttagTATTGTTTTAGCACGAAACAGTTCGAATTCAAAATCCACAACCGGTTGCgtaatataagaaaaaaccataaaaatacatcatattatatataaatatgtatatattaattgcTTTAATTAGTTTtgtatacaaatataataataaattaacataaaaatatctgatatattttttattttggtattttttttagtttgaATTATTAGGGAAAAAACCAAAGAAAATCCATACGATGATAGCTGAACCAGTTAAAGATAATGTTAAAGGCAAGGAAGTATTTGACCCTAAGCTTCCAAATCTCAAATTTATAGATGAATTCGATCCAATAATGTTAGAAGTTTacaaagaaaatatgaGTGAATTAGATCAACCCATTATCTCTGAAATCGATGGTACTATTGCTGATAAAGTGACCAGGTTTTTAAGAAGAGAAAACGATTCCAGTTTACCAGGATTGTATATTAGACCATATGAAGAAGATTATGAAGATAtgattaattatatacctCTTAGGGATAATTATCAACGCGAGCAAAATAACGCACATAAACAAAGTGGCGCCCCCACTCCTGTATATATGATGCCTGAAAAACAAGAATTAAGTACAATACATGAAAAAGGATCAAATATACTACATGAAGATAAAGAAGAACtagataaagaaaatgaaaatgaaagtGAAGACGAAGATGAATTTGAAGCAAAATTGATAGCTCTATTATTTCCCAAAGATAGAGAACATGATAAAGAATTTAAAGAGAAAATAAGGAAGTTGTATCGTGCCTGGAAGATGGATAAAGAGGAAATGAAAACGAAACCgaagaataaaataaaatgctggaattaataaatgatggATAAAGGAAATATAAAGTGATATAGccctaaaaataattattaaaaaatcacAATGAGCAAAAGCGaagatattatatataatatatttttttatagaataataataataagaagAAATGACTATGTGCTTGCAAATGTTTCAAgctatatacttttttaattaattaaaattatatatatttttttgccttttttaacttttaaaaggcatttttttatattcatgctaaacatattcatataaattattttagtaagatttgtttttgtgcataccatttttttaatatgcttaaattttatcataatttttaattacatttgaatgatataaatatttagtGTGATTCTcatgtaaaatattacattatatttatcatgaatttataagttatttttttaaattataaaaaataaaacatgtaATAGTAGTAATTTAATTTAGTTATTATGTCTTATCACACAATTTTATAGAATTACTATCCCAATTTAGCTATGaagaatgaaaatatgaatataggAATCTATATATGCTAATATTTTGTTCCCAAAATAAAAGgcattaattaaatttatcattCCGAAAAatcatcttttattttataaacaaaaaaaataaattaataaatgtacAGAATCAACCTCCATAtcattttatgtatataataatccTATTTTCTCCTCAAATCAGCAACTTCTTTCTTATATCCATTACTTTCTTCATTTATCATATGGTTCAGGTGATATTGGGGGAGGaaatcataatatattattttattgtaaaCTTCCTTCTTTTCACCCATTTTCTCatgataaattttgtaataatttaagtCACGTCTCTTCTATAAGCAAATCGATACTTTGGAATCATCTTTCTATATCGATCCCGGCATTTGATCGATTGCCTCATTAACCATTAACAGCAAATTAACagtaaatacaaaaaataaatattatatttcaaCACATTCCAATTAAGTTATATTAATACGAAAcccaattattataatttttcctatacatatttaaaacaattcTTTAAACTAATAAAAGTTaccaaattattaaaaagtatgcaaaattatatgtaatGTGGTACTTAATCCTAACCCATATGTGTGTTTCACAAACACAACCTTAACCCTAATCCACTACataaaatcatataaaaattatacaaaaaacaTGCAAAATTATGCAGGAGTGCAATAATTTAGACATAtagatttatattttattgattatattatttaaatattcttataGACCCCAAAATTATGACCAAAAATTACTTATTTCCAAATAAACAGCTTCTTAACatatatcatcattattgCTGTTCATGGGGTAATCAATACTCTTCGAGtcatatattaatgattcatttttttctttatttttttatattttctcttAAATATCGTTTTTGAGAGCGTTTACCAAatccaaataatgaatactaatataaaaatgataaatatattttatattttttgataatcaCATATAAGGAATCACGaagataattttaaaatgtttatatatatatattccttattatttaccTTATAAGCAATTCCCAAGAAAACTGGCATTGCAAATACCAATAAGGCTGGAATTAATTTGCTTGCTACCGACGAACCTGATAATATAGCTTCAGAACCTTGTCCAGGACTTTCTCCCTTATCTTGTACACGAATTTGCGCAGAGCATTCTATAGAATTTTGTGgcgtttttatatttggaAGAGTTGGTATATCCTTACAACCAGTACATTTTTTAGCacaatcattttttaaatttttataatcagTTGATAAACTATACAATATTTGActatatgaattatttcCAGTAATGTTACAATCGTCATTAAGTTTTTGAAATTCTTTAACAAAAGCATTAGCATCTTGCGAACAATTTGGataatttgtttctttttcattacaTCCAGTATACAATTTACATAAGAATTTTAAtgtttcataaaatttagacataattttaatatccATATTCACCAAATcgccttttttatttataagatccttataaatattataagcTTCAACATCAACTATTTTCTGAATATCACTCTCTTTGtcctttatatatttattatgaaaatcatttatattgcTTATTCCTTCATATGACATTAGATTTAGTTTATAACATAACCACAAAATAGCGTATTCAGAAAGTTTATTATCTTCTAAAATATCGTCAACAACcgatttaaaatatgtaagcaattttataatagcAGAGTTAACATTTTGGATGTTACTATCACATTCTCCATTAGTCTTCATCCCCTCGTTAGGGCAATAATCGTTAAATGTCgcatcatttttaatttgtacATTTGTACCATTCATCGTCAATTTAACGCCATGATCGATCACATTAATTAATCCACACTacgaatatattttacgaattaaagaaaagaatATGTTGATGTAAATTTtactaaaattaaaattaatataatttataggctattcaatatatgaattttatGCGAAGagcatattttgtttaaaaaaattatgtaccAATTTCTTAGAcattataatgaaattatattataatttgggAATTATGAAGGATGataatgtttatatatattgcgTAAAATCTATATTGTATTTACTTAAGCTCTTTGCATAGAAATTATCTTTAGTTAAACACAGTGTACTTATTTTATGGAAATTAGCTAAATTATCTTAAATAGATGGTTGCTTAATACACTTTTACCATATCTATATATGATacattttatacaaaaaatgctattattactataatcattaaaggaatataaatatatatttaataaaataggttaaatatttatatacttgtttctaatattatataatatagttttttctataattaTAGCATTAGCAAGTTACATGCTTCATTTTCTATGGaaattacataaatttatattatttttatttaatatatataaattcataattcattttaatgtgttcaataaatttatatttattcctATGTACATCAATTTAGAAATATGCCTTATTGggttattttataatatattttgagcATCTTTTCTACGgcttaaaaaaacaattagcACTCAACCATGAGCAATTTATAAGTTTAAATAAGTCTTcaaatgcatattatttttaaaataatacataataaacattaatatttaacaCATAAATAACTATTGAtgcaaatttttaaatataatagaaaGCCAAACATAATTAGGTTGTTATATTGCACTTTAAGAGGAAAAGGATATGGTATGTTTTCTCtttaatacataaatttagATAAATATTAGCTAAAAgttcttcatttttcattttatcttatatattatatattatattattatagttatcaatgcatatacattcaaataattattaacaatcctatattttgttaattttatgaCAAGGAAATATTGTTTtggattaaaaaattataattcattaaatactgataatataatacatggtaatatggaataataaaagacaTTTAACATTAATTGAGTCTTTAACCATTTCTTTATCGAttcgattttttataatataaaacttCATATCCTCAACTGTAtctttaacaaaatatgtaacGTTGATACCTTTATAATGCACTATTGTATATCATTGACTTATTATTCATtcaataaaacataattttatatatctctgttagaaaatatcattatatttttatataattttttactgaatatgcataaaaaacTATTCTATATTGAAATGTATGATATAGATTTAGTGGGCAATTgctaatatttataaaaaatttattatgaattttttcaataataaattattttataaataaatatatgttaatCATTCATTATGTTgtaatgttttatttttaaaattatataaatatatttaaaattgaaaactGAGTCATTCTAACAACATCATATTTATCCAgatcataatattatataatttcgtattataattatataaatatgttttttaaattatacttATGATTTTAGTTAcgcataataatagtaataaacgaatttacatatttatcattttaataCTTATATTGAGTTTTAAAATCGTGTTCATAGAATCTGAGCCCCAAATAAAagttattaataattttatcatataaataatcgttttttcttttataaagaaaaaaatcgccaaaaaataaaataataattgccatataattttctacaTGCTTAATAATTACATTTTCCCATAAACTCAACAGCTCCTTTCTTATCTTCATTACTTTCTTCATTTATCATCCGGTTCAGGTGGCAACGAGCAAGGGAATCGTTTTAACTGTCATTTTggtttaaattataataaattattttttttattcccaTTTTCTCCCTCAGTTTCTCatgttaaatattataataatttaaatcaaCGTATCTTCTATAACTATATCGATACTTTGTATTCATCTTTCTATATCGATTCCAATATTTGATCAATTGATCCATAAACAATTAAtcacaaattataaataaaatacaaaagaCATAGTTCAACACAATATCATtaagttatataaataagaaatgggaatcatatattttgtcaAAATGTATTACTTTATTCGGTCCTTTTCATAGTCATCTTCATCCTCATTTGTTCTCTTACATATTTAGACTTAATATAAATCTTAACAAGTCCAACATATcctatacatattttaataatttgtttcctatatatatttaaaacaattccttaaactaataaatattatcaaattattaaaaactataaaaaaataaatgcgatataatatttaactCTAACCCACATGCGGGTTCCACAAACATAACCTTAACCATGATTCACAACATAAAAACTATACAAAcatacaataaatatacacatataatattatattttattgattgtattatttaaatattcgtATAAACCCCAAATCATGATCAAAAATTACTTTTTCCAAATAGAAACTTTCTTAACATATATCAATCATTATTACTGTTCCTGGAATAATCACTCTCTTcaaatcatatataatgattcattttcttctttatttttttgggtTTTTCTCTTAAATTTTGTCTTTGAACTCGTTTATCAAATCCGAATAATGAatactaatataaaaatggtaaacgtatttatattttttgataatcctatataatgaatcacgaacataattttaaattccttattatttaccTTATAAGCAATTCCCAAGAAAACTGGTATTGCAAATGTCAATAAAACTGGGATTAATGTTTTTGCTATCGATGAACTTGGTGGTGCTTTTACCTCTGAAAGAGTCGGAATATCCTTACAATCAGTACATTTTTCAGCACAATCAGTTTTTAAATGATCATaatcattaaataaattatacaatatttCTCTATATGAACTATTCCCAGTAATATTAGAATCCTGATTAAGACCTTCAAAATGTTTAGCAAAATCTTGAGCATCTTTCGAACAATTTGtgtaacttttttttttttcattacatTCAGTATACAATTTACATAATGCTTTTAATGCTTCATAAAGTCTAGACATTTCTTTAATATCAAAAGACAtcgaatatatttttttatttataatatctttACAACTATTATAAGCTTCAGCACCAGATATTTTCTCAATATCCTTCTCATTCtcctttatatatgcatcataaatatattttatattactgactttattttgtgagtttttatttagttTATGACATAACCATAAAATAGCGTATTCggcatttttattatgttttaaatcatcaactttcataaaataatttagcAATCCTATAAAATAAGAGGTAACTAATACTTCATAAGAAAAACATTCTTTCTTTCCCCCATCTTCTTCGCCATAACAATACTCGgtgaatatattatcaaatttaaTCATTGCCTTTGAATTATTCACGGTCACAGTAACGCCATTATCGATTGCactaaataatttacactacaaatatattttaaaaattaataaaatatgtattaatgTAAATGTTactaaaatgaaaattcgtataatatataggcAATGCAAAGTCTGGataatataagaaaaatgatatataccAATTTCTCAGACATTATAGTGaaattttgttataatttGTAGATTATCTTGgacaataatttttatatatattgcataaaatatttgttgtTTTTACTTAAGATCTTTATATAGAAATTATCTTTtgttaaacatatttacttattttatgGCAATTAGATAAATTACCTTAAATAAATAGTTGCTTAATACACTTTTgctatatgtatatatgatttttatacaaaaaatgctattattactataatCCTTAAAGGCATATAAATAGTTATTTAATAAgatatattacatttttatatgcttgtttcttataatatataatgcagttttttctaaaattatagtattttaaaattaagttACATGGTCCATTTTCTATTCaaattacataaatttatattatttttatttaatatatataaattcataATCCATTTTAATGTGTTCaataactttatttttattccgATATACTTCAATTTAGAAATATACCTTATTGggttattttataatatattttgagcATCTTTTATACGGTTTGAAACAACATTTAGCACTGAGACCATATTTATTGAGTTATTTATAAGCTTAAATAAGTTTTTAAATgagaatattttaaaaataatacttagtaaatattaaacatataacataaatatgtgttgatgcaaattttaaaatataatagaaaaCTATGTGCAATTAGGTTGTTATATTGCACTTGAAgaggaaaaatatatgatatattttctcttttaatatataaatatttgctAAATGATCTTTATTGCTCATTATATCTCATATATTCTATTGTTATAGTTATCAATGTATATccattcaaataatttattaaaattatatgataaataatgctattttaaattaaaaaaaatgattatttacAAACACTGATAATatggaataataaaaagacatTTAACATTAATTGATAATTTAGCCGTTCTTCATTTATCCAGGTTtttagaatataaaaatacatatccCCAACTGTATCTTTAACAAAATACGTAACGTTGATACCTTTATAATGCACTATTGTATATCATTGACTTATTATTCATtcaataaaacataaatttatatatttctgttagaaaatatattatatttttatataatttattacttAAGATTTATAGAAAACAATTGTATGCAACATATAACAGGGGTTTATAGGggcatttttaaaatttttattatgaattttttcaataataaattattttataaaatatatattttttattcattcaTTATgttaatcatttttttattctataattatataaataaatttataattgaaATATAAGTGAGCCATTCCAACAAcatcatatttatgcagatcataataatataaatatattttttaattgtacTTTTGAGTTTAGTTacctataataataaatgaatttacttatttatcattttaataCTTATATAGAGTTTTAAAATCAGGTTTATAGAATCTGAACATCCAAATAAagttattaataaatttatcatataaataatcgttttttcttttaaaacaaaaaaaattaacaaaaaaataaattaataaatgacaTATGGTCGACTTACATaagtttgtatatatttaataatcatattttctCATCAACTCAACAActtcttttttcatttatcaTACAGTCCATGTGGTACTGAGAGATGatatcataataaatatgttcaCCCATATTCCCATATTAAACGTTGCAATTATTCAAATCGATGTTGTCTTATAGAACCAAATCGGCACTTTGGATTCATCTTTCGATGTCAATTCCAATATTTGATCGATTGTCCCATAAGCCATTATCATTAAGTTATATTAACACAAAAtgcaattattataatttgtcctatacatatttttataacttatttcctatatatatttttaaaaaatcgttaaactaataataaacaCTTAGCCATAACCCATATGAGGGTTCCACAAACATATCAACTCTGATTCACAACATAAAaacatacaaaaaatatataataaatatacatatataactttatgttttattgattgcattatttaaatattcttataAATACCAAGATTATGTTCCAAATTATGGTCAAAAATTGATTATTTCCAAATAGTCAGCCTTAACATATATCaataattattactattcCTGGAATAATCCCTCTCTTCgagtaataaataattatacacTTTCCTCTTTgctttttttcgtttttctcttaaatattgtttttgaGATCGTTTACCAAatccaaataatgaatactaatataaaaattgtaatcgtatatacattttttgataatcccatataaagaattacaaaaataaattttaaagattatatttttaaattcctttttatttaccttaTAAGCAAATTCCAAGAAAATAGGTATTgcaacaaatataaatgtaattGGAATTAACGTAActtttattgaaaaatttcGTGGATAAACTGGGAGGGATGGAAAATTggtacattttttttgtaaattgttataatcagttgataatatagataataTTTGACTATATAGACTGTCATCAATACCagtatcattattattaagaagtatttcatatttttcagcAAAATTTTTGGCATAATCCAAATTTTTTTCGCAATCCGGATGTTCATCATGAATTAcattatacaaataatataatatattaaatgggGCTTCAagtttaaatatatcattaatattcatatccatcaaatctttttttttatctataaTTGCCTTATAAGTCAGACCATCACCACCATTTATATTctcattataataattatttgtatctatataacttttataaaaatcacttaattttttgattataGGATtatcctttatttttagtttATAACTTAACCATAAAATAGCGTATTCGGCAAGTTTATCATCGTCTAAATTACACTTcttctttaaattttctagcaaataaataacacCAGAACTAGTCATTTCATAATAACCACAACATTTACAATTTCTTGATCTATCCCTGTAATCACAATAATTGTGGATTGCTTTATTAGTTACATGAGTTATTGATCCATCATCTTGATCCACATAAAAATAGCCATCGATCGTAGCAAATTCTTTATactacaaatatattttatgaattaaacaaaaaaacgtattaatataaatattaatcaaatgaaaatcaatataatttatggaCGATACAACATATAAAACACATGCgaagataatattttatttaaaaattgtataccACATCTTCAATATTATAACTTGGGTTTGGCATAATTTGGAGATTATGAgggataataatatttatatatattacgtaaatatttattgtatcTATTTAAGCTCTTTACATAGTAATTATATTTCGTTAAACATgttatacttatttatgGCAATTATCTAAATAACCTTAAATGGATAGTTGCTTAATATACTTTTaccatatgtatatatgatacatttatacaaaaaatgctattattactataatccttaaaaatacataaatagttatttaataagatatattacatttttatatacttgtttcttatatatagtatagATTTTTCTAAGATTatagtatttttaaattaagtTACATACTCAATTTTCTATTCAAATtagataaatttatattatttgtttaatatAGATAAATTCATAAccaatattaatatatccaataactttatttttattcctatatactcaatttaaaaatatatcttatttggtaattttataatatattttacgcaccttttatactatttaaAACGAAAATTAGCACTAAACCCGTATTTGTTGAGCTATTTATAATcttaaataattctttgaatgcatattgtttttaaaataatacttaGCAAATATTAGTTTATAACACATAAATAACTATTGATGCAAGTTTAAAGTATAATTGAAAACTAAGTGTAATTAGGCTGTTATATTACCCTTTTTTAGGGGAGAgataaaagatatatttgctcttttaatatataaatattagcTAAATGCTttgaattttcatttttatcttatGTATTCTAATTTTCTAATTGTCAATGTATATACATTcagataatttattaaaaagtttatattttattaattatatgataaaatattgctATTTtagattaaaaaatgatgaattacaaacaataataataaaatgcacTCTAAtgtgtaataataaaaatgaattgataaaattgaaTCTTTAACTGTTTCCCATCAATCAAGTTTTTTAGAATATAAAACCACATATCCCAATTGGTatctttaataaaatatataacattgaTGCCTTTATAACGCACTGTTATACCCATTGATTTATCATTcattcaataaaaaatatatttatatatctctgttaaaaaatacattatatttttatataattttttactgaatatgcataaaaaaacattctATATCGAAATGCATGAAGAGATATAAAGGGacactttttatatttttttaaaaactttattatgaaatatttcaatattattgatagaatatattactagcttatatgtataaacatgtaataataatgctaTTCTATCTATAATACTATTTGTCattattaaagaaaaatatgatataaaattttattaatatacttatattttattttttaactattttaaaatataatttatttatacctcaaaattataaacttaaaatattgtatatatagttcaatttttattgtgttattaaaaatgttagaTGCATAATATGCCTTTTATAGATAACGCGGTATTGTCGAACCCCGATCGATTGTTTATgaatctatattttattattatatattagtagattgtttaattaatgttacaaatatatatattaatctgaatatatattgtaatatagagtaatattcaaaatgttttttattataatttatagatGCCTGTTCAGTTTTGTTGTTACAGTTTTGCTTGGGAACTTTATAattgaaattaaaataaatatgatacaaataataaattttgctAATATGTTTcatcaaataaagaaacatAATGTGCTATTCATGATTCAATATCGCCCCTGATTAACAAgacttatataataaataataaggatTCTTATATATCGTTATCCAAAAATTACCAATAAAATGTAACATGTGAAGTTATAGTATTgccaaatttaatatatacgaACGAATTAGATATAGTATTATGgcttatgaaaatatgttcAGTACACCCTTTCATATTAATGGCCATCCCCCTTTGGGGGGTGCATATTTAGGAATAATCTCAAGATTAAACATACGAGATGgagcatatatttaatcacCATTTATAGAACAACAATGTTAtaaattacaaatatattatttcgtaataacaatatatttaaattccAAAATTGAGAATTTGCATATGTAATAtcctaatatatattattagttaaaaaaattttattattacgtGATTTTtcgataaaattaatattagtatttaattatatgaaatttttacaataaaaaatattttaatattagttataattattagaaCATAATATgacattaaattttattaacatacttatattttattttcaactattttaaaatataatttatttatacctCAGAATTGTAAAacttaaaatattgtatatatagttcaatttttatcgtgttattaaaaatgttagaTGCATAAAACATCATTTATAGATAACGTTGTATTGTCGATTATCGATCAGCATTCCATGcatctattatatattggtaatatatttatctgaACATATATTGTAATGTAGAGGAATATtcgaaataattttattatagttTATAcctacatatataatattatcatacTGTTCCGTTGGTAtaatacaatttaaattaaaataattgtaaCCCAAATCAAAAGTTTTgctaaataaaatgtttcatcaaataaagaaaaatatagtgTTATTCATGATTCAATATAGCAATTTGCTGGcaagttatatatattttttaaccaTATTATACAAACCCTTTCATATTAATGATTGTGTCCTTTTTTAGCTACATATTCAGCCGCCATTTCGTGAT is from Plasmodium chabaudi chabaudi strain AS genome assembly, chromosome: 8 and encodes:
- a CDS encoding erythrocyte membrane antigen 1, with product MKIISLGLISSIIFSIVLARNSSNSKSTTGCFELLGKKPKKIHTMIAEPVKDNVKGKEVFDPKLPNLKFIDEFDPIMLEVYKENMSELDQPIISEIDGTIADKVTRFLRRENDSSLPGLYIRPYEEDYEDMINYIPLRDNYQREQNNAHKQSGAPTPVYMMPEKQELSTIHEKGSNILHEDKEELDKENENESEDEDEFEAKLIALLFPKDREHDKEFKEKIRKLYRAWKMDKEEMKTKPKNKIKCWN
- a CDS encoding CIR protein; the protein is MSKKLCGLINVIDHGVKLTMNGTNVQIKNDATFNDYCPNEGMKTNGECDSNIQNVNSAIIKLLTYFKSVVDDILEDNKLSEYAILWLCYKLNLMSYEGISNINDFHNKYIKDKESDIQKIVDVEAYNIYKDLINKKGDLVNMDIKIMSKFYETLKFLCKLYTGCNEKETNYPNCSQDANAFVKEFQKLNDDCNITGNNSYSQILYSLSTDYKNLKNDCAKKCTGCKDIPTLPNIKTPQNSIECSAQIRVQDKGESPGQGSEAILSGSSVASKLIPALLVFAMPVFLGIAYKYSLFGFGKRSQKRYLRENIKK
- a CDS encoding CIR protein — protein: MSEKLCKLFSAIDNGVTVTVNNSKAMIKFDNIFTEYCYGEEDGGKKECFSYEVLVTSYFIGLLNYFMKVDDLKHNKNAEYAILWLCHKLNKNSQNKVSNIKYIYDAYIKENEKDIEKISGAEAYNSCKDIINKKIYSMSFDIKEMSRLYEALKALCKLYTECNEKKKSYTNCSKDAQDFAKHFEGLNQDSNITGNSSYREILYNLFNDYDHLKTDCAEKCTDCKDIPTLSEVKAPPSSSIAKTLIPVLLTFAIPVFLGIAYKYSLFGFDKRVQRQNLREKPKKIKKKMNHYI
- a CDS encoding CIR protein → MPNPSYNIEDVYKEFATIDGYFYVDQDDGSITHVTNKAIHNYCDYRDRSRNCKCCGYYEMTSSGVIYLLENLKKKCNLDDDKLAEYAILWLSYKLKIKDNPIIKKLSDFYKSYIDTNNYYNENINGGDGLTYKAIIDKKKDLMDMNINDIFKLEAPFNILYYLYNVIHDEHPDCEKNLDYAKNFAEKYEILLNNNDTGIDDSLYSQILSILSTDYNNLQKKCTNFPSLPVYPRNFSIKVTLIPITFIFVAIPIFLEFAYKYSLFGFGKRSQKQYLREKRKKAKRKVYNYLLLEERDYSRNSNNY